The genomic segment TTTGATAGGAGAGCAGAACGAGAAGGAGCGGCACACATGGAATTAAGAGTGTTACAAAAATCGCGTACATTCTTTCCCTAGACGTGTCTACACACGACAGCCGGACAACTGACCCGTTATCACAGTATACTTTCTCTATGGTGTTGCCGCACAGTGGAAGGCTGGATGTTAATGCTACCATTACAGCGAAAAGACAAACAGGAAAGAGCCAGGCAAAAAACAGTAGTATGGAAATGTAGGAGGTCGTCATGATGCTGTGGTACTGTAACGGCTTGCAGATTGACACGTATCTGTCGTACGCCATCACTGACAAAATAGTGCATTCAAAACCAGCGTAAGTGTTTAAAAAGAATATTTGAAATTGGCAACCGACGCGGGAAATCACTCTGGGGTTTGACAGAAAGCTATTGAGAAGTGTGGGATAGAGCGCTAGGCTTCCATACACGCCGTTAATGCAGAGATTACAAAGAAAGACATACATCGGCTGGTGGAGATTCTCTTTGAGGTAGATCACAGCGATCAGGACTAGGTTAACAAAAACCGTGAGCAGGAACGCAGCAAGGGTGAGAGCGAAATACAAGTATGTCAAGCTGCTGCCGATTTCACCAAATCCAGTGAATAACAGGGTTGAAACAGTGTGGTTTACCATAGCGTCTTCCAGTCTGCAGTCAGCGTATTCAAGGCGACCTTtagataaaaacaagaaataatacaTAAACGCAGAGTTCCAAATTAATACAGTTTAGTGTGTACGCGCCTTTTTAACATGTAGAACATTTCTAATATCTCAAGCagctgcaaataaatacatacataaattaaaaaaaaactatcattAATTTATCCAGAGTCTCTACTAAAGTGTCCTTTTGTATTAATCTGGAAGAGGGAGAAGGGTTAAGAAAAATTGAAGAATTGATTTTGAATTCTAGTTGCTAAATACGAATAAAcaatccaatgttttttttttggaagtaaTTAATTTATCTTCATACTTATCATAAAAGTAGTATTATTTGACACCACATTTTAATTACAGTGCAAGGATGTGCAAAGTTACAATGGTATTCTCAAAACAGATTAAACATGAAATAGTTTAGGAAGAGCCACAAGAATAGATAGGACAGTATATTATCTGTTTCAAGTACCCCCGGTATGAAGAGCTCTGAGGCTCGGTCTGGCGTACCTTGGACTGCCTCCACTAAAAAGAAAAGAACGGCATTTGGCAATGCTGTATCAGAAATAAGAAAATACTTTGTTAGAATGAACCATGTTTGTTGTTCAGGTCGTCTGTAAATGTATAAGAAGGACAGAAACCTCATACAGTAAATGACTTCAACCCGTACAGCGTACGATGAGAAAAACAGCAAATGCCACCAAAACCCAACATAATTATTTCATATCTTTATACACAACTAGAGTCTAAATTAtatgataattaaaaaaatatcaaaataatttaTACACATTATattacgcaaaaaaaaaaaaaaaaaaaaaaatccagtaaacTGGTTACAATGCAGTATAGGATGAACCCATTGGATAACAGCATCACGTCTTATTTTAGTaatgctttatttaaataaataaataaataaagataccGCTCATGGATGAAAGAACAATAAGAGGAAGGGTCTAGTGCCCTCTTAGAATGTTTAAAATATCAGCTGATAATATTGTTTTACATCAATCTTACCTTGTAAAAGGAAAGCATGTTCTGGACTTTTGAAAGTGTGGCTTTACGTATATTTATCCTATGCCAGTTAGGGAGAGGATGCATCAGTTCTTATGATGTAAATGTCCAGGGATTCCTTTGGCATTCAGCTCACCAGCTCATTAGTCTGGAATGACTGTGCTGTTTTTGATCCACTGCGGAGTATTGCTTGTTAGTTTTTACTCCCTTCAGCTGACTGTTTAGTTTATAACAATTATAACAAGTAATGTCAGTAACATGCATTCCCCACCAGGGCtggaaattcaaaggtagagctaGCAGTATtagcagtatgtacagaatagtatataataataatgacatgttTAAGATCAATTTGATAAGCCCTTCTCCAGATATTGGCAGAAACATAATGCCTCATTTCCTCTGCGGGCTGCGGGCCGGCACCTGCCAAGAAAAACGTGTTTCAGTGCTTTTACCAAACGTGGCCAACTATCCTGCGTCATAAGGTCACTACTGAAGGATTGTGGGATAGTATTGTGCTGTGAAACCCATAGCAGTAACTGCCCGAGCAATGGATGCTGCAATTGAAAGAGTGGACAATGGGGTACAATATTGCAAACCAGGCCAGAAAACCCAGGGCTGATGTgaccagcagtggaaacaccccttttTTGGGCCAGAGCCAGCCGCGACCACTTTTTCTGTCCTGGTTTTTCCTATATCGCATCCGATGCAAAACTTGCAAAATAAGCATGCTCTCCTAACTGACTTCCGAGTATTTGATTCAAATAACGCCTGCCCTTGTTAATCAGCTGCTCTTCTGTCACAGCAGTGCAAATTGTTTGGACAGCTCCAGTCCTTGATTTATCAACTCCAATGAATCACTTCATGAAACTCACAGGAGTTCTGTGTTTCGATTCAACTTGATCTCAACAGCGGCAGATCTTTCTGAAAGTTTTTATAGTAATCTAGGAATCCAtcctttcatatttttttttttatataaggtaGGGAGAAGAAAATAGTTTGGGAAGATTTGGTGGTGGTCTATTACTTGcgcccagtgcttaatttgtacagagAGAGGTGCCGGGCACAAGCAGTAACAATAATACTGTTCTTAAGAACCACACATTCAGAATCATAGCAAGTTTATTTGAAATAGTAATGTTCTAGTGATACAAGTATTCaaaatcatatacaaagtagtagtgtctgcagaaaaataaattaaaagcaaccgcagaataaaaaatcaaaacatcTAAATATGCCAGTAATCTCAGAGTTCACGTTTATTTTGTAGActctggatatattctccagctacagaccTGTACACCTTTGCCCAAGCTTGCTCTGCTCTCTAGTCTTTGCTGGTGTCGAGACGCATCTCCTGTTATTACAGCCCGCAGCTCGAGCAGCCGCAGAGCAACGTTCTGCTTCCACTCGCACGTCACTCAGCTTCCTTGTACCGAAAACGAACGTTAGCgtccctggcagtggactgttTCTATCTTTAGCGCCGCACAGGAACTTGCAGAATGGAttaaactgtgttgagaattttaagaaaacgtCAGTGCATTATATTATGCCTGAATGACCATGCTAAATTCTCAGACGGCATcaatttgagagcaaaacattgtatgagatttttaactgtGCCCTGGCAAGTCCCAGCACAAAATAAGCACTGCTTGTATTGGAATAACTGTTGTTAAGATTATCCCACACAATGACAATTCAACTGTACAGTTTTTACGTATAATTGTATGATCCTCATTGTAGTTCCTCCACAAATTTTCAATTATCCTACTGTATAATATTGTTTCAGGGCTCCTTGTCCCCTTGTTCCATATAGAAAGGGGGTAGAGATTTTCTTACCTGGGGGGCTGGATCCCCTCCCCCCTCATTTTAAACACTGATTGTGGTGTTTCAGGTACTGTCCAATATGCAACAACCATGTGTTCACTGTGTTATCTATGGCGAATTCTGGAGAGTTAGCCACCAAATAAGGATTGACTATGCAAATGATTTATCTCTGTTAAATGAAAGATAAGACAAGTTCCCTTTTGTGTCCCCTCATATAATTGGAATTACTGATCATTGTTGTCCAGGTTATTAATGTGGGTTTGGAGGCTTGCTTATGCAACGTATTAAATGCATTAGTGAGCCTTGATTAACGAGGATGTAACCCTTGAGTCATTATGGAGTCTGATTTGTAAGAACTTCAATAAACAAAGTGGTTTACCAAACCTGTAAAGTAGTTTATATGTCTTCTTTCGGAACAATATGAACTGTCCTgagttttttcatatttttactgACAGGaataaactaactaactaacagtACTGTATggtttttataactttttttttttttaatagctataTCAACTGTTTTGATCAATATCCATTATCCATTGCATCATTGCGGCCTGGAATCTGAATTCAATAACAAGGGCACACAACGGTCATCattaagaaacattttaatcACCTCTGCGCTGCCCAGCGGAGAGAGGAAGCCTATGGAGAGGTTTATATCAAAACGATAAACATGAATGTGGCTTGAGAGACCGCAATACAGCTTATGGAGTGGAATCTCTTTAGACATTTATCAGGTTACAACCAATCACTTTAGTTTGATAACAAAAAACAGCAGCGCACACTGGGAACAGACCGCCATTGGGAACACCTGTCCAATCTTGAGGGTCTCATTAAGGATACTTCTCAGGTCTGTATGTATACGCAACAGTTTGAAATAACAAAGTAACTTTTTTACATTGGGACCGGAGGATCTTCAGTGTCCTGAGAGGGTTACGTTAGGTGTTTTATCTTGGAAATGTAATTAAGAAGTTTATCCAGATAATGAAACACAGTGTTTACAAGTATTTTTCTCAGGGGAGTTGTGTTTCTCAACACCCAATACAATTGCAAGAGGTTTTAGAAATAGGACAACAAAATGCATTCGTCCAAATAAGCTGTGTGATAATGTCTGCTGATCCGATTGttctcagcccattgaatggaACACAATCATCAAAGATTTGTATCAGTAGCAGTTGTCGTTGTGTGTGAACAGTACTATAGGGAAGATCCATTGTGTTAGTAAGAAAAGACGTCCCCCCCCAAAAAGGTAATCCACTGTAATGTCATAGTTTGCATCTCTGGTTACTAATGGACATTATTACAAATACATAGGGTCAAATGCAATTCCATTTTTATCTGGAACCATTGGTAGCACTGGGAATGTAAAATTAGGGGGGGTGAATAACATGAAATCTGAGGGGACAGTGGCAGAAAGAGATGGGAGATTGGAGCCATTTTTTAAGTTAACGGTAAAACTctagaaaatatgttttttattgacTTATCTCTCAATCTGACATTGAACAAAACTTTGAAAGGAGGACGGGCTGGTGCAGCTCCCTGAGTGGGGACTGGTTCTGTTTTCAAAGGAGGACAGGCTGGTGCAGCTCCCTGAGTGGGGACTGGTTCTGTTTTCAAAGGAGGACAGGCTGGTGCAGCTCCCTGAGTCGGGGCTGGTTCTGTTTTTCACAACACTGGGGTCTGCCTCCctttattacatttaattaaaatactgagGAAAACAGGAAGGTTTACAAATTTAATTCTAAAAGTGTTGAGATCAGCTAGACAATTAAGATAGACCTGAATGTTAGCAGATAAGAGTTAATCATACATTATTTAAGTAAAACATAGAAGAATACCAAACAGAAAATGCCTTACTTCATCAAatgtattcttttattttattaccttTTCCCTTAATCTTCAGTTACAAATAAATAAGGGCAGTCGTCCCACAAAAATCATCTAATAAACAAATCCAATGCATATAGAAACGAATCTCTACCAAACTGCCTCCCTCGATTATAGAAAGCTTGAAGCAAGAGGCACTGAAGGTCAGACTATTTTTTCATGTATAGTTTATTGTGTAAAGAATACATCTGGTTAGTATAAATACACAGTGAATAGTGTTATATGACTTAGATATGAGTACATAAATTCAGCTTACATGATTACACAAAATTAGGAAGAAGAAAAATCACAAAGCAGAAgtttatacaaaatatacatgtGACCCATTCAAGTAAAACCAAGCTtttggcagtgtggagtagtggttagggctctggactcttgactggaaggtcatGAGTTCAATTcctgctgggggacactgctgctgtacccttgagcaaggtactttacctagattgctccggtaaaaacccaactgtataaatgggtaattgtatgtaaaaaaataatgtaattgtatgtaaaatataatgtgatatcttataacaattgtaagtcaccctggataagggtgtctgctaagaaataaataataataataataattatgtgctGCTCCATTCAGAGCAGCCTCTGATTCCCTGAGAACAGCCAGCTCCATTCAGAGCAGCCTCTGATACCCTGAGAACAGCCAGCTCCATTCAGAGCAGCCTCTGATTCCCTGAGAACAGCCAGCTCCATTCAGAGCAGCCTCTGATACCCTGAGAACAGCCAGCTCCATTCAGAGCAGCCTCTGATTCCCTGAGAACAGCCAGCTCCATTCAGAGCAGCCTCTGATACCCTGAAAACAGCCAGCTCCATTCAGAGCAGCCTCTGATACCCTGAGAACAGCCAGCTCCATTCAGAGCAGCCTCTGATTCCCTGAGAACAGCCAGCTCCATTCAGAGTAGCCTCTGATTCCCTGAAAACAGCCAGCTCCATTCAAAGCAGCCTCCGATACCCTGAGAACAACCAGCTCCACTCAGGGTAGCTAGAGGCAGTTGGAGACTTGATTCAGGGATCTTTTTTGGTTTCAATTTGATCTAAACTTTATTTAAGCTTCCAACATTCAGATAAAGTCAGGTATTCAGCTGAGTCTGAATGAAATGATCAATTTCAAGCATTTCCAGCTGGCTGTTACACTGACTTTTTCATTTCCATATAAGTCCACTGAACGTTATGGGCTTTTGGTGAATTCACAGCAAAAtcgtacatgttttattttgaacaaaTTCGACTCTTGAAGTAAATGTGTGGGTTTCCTGAATAGCTACTAAGAAAAAGTTCAAGAAAACTGCAACTTGGACAAACTACGCAAAGCAGAGTTTCATGTTTTCACACGGACAACTTCACTGTTGACAGGATGCTCACCAAGCAGTGAGTAGACACAGTTTTCATCATCTCTAACGTCAAGAGATGGGAGAGGAGTCGACCTTTCACCAGCTGGCTCAGTAGCAGGACGATGAAAGAAAGCTTCTGGGAAGAAATaagcaaaaaaaatgtatgtttctaaAAAAAGGCACATTGTCTCCAGAAATAAAACTGTATTGACACAGTGCAAT from the Acipenser ruthenus chromosome 9, fAciRut3.2 maternal haplotype, whole genome shotgun sequence genome contains:
- the LOC117406429 gene encoding olfactory receptor 10A3-like produces the protein MVNHTVSTLLFTGFGEIGSSLTYLYFALTLAAFLLTVFVNLVLIAVIYLKENLHQPMYVFLCNLCINGVYGSLALYPTLLNSFLSNPRVISRVGCQFQIFFLNTYAGFECTILSVMAYDRYVSICKPLQYHSIMTTSYISILLFFAWLFPVCLFAVMVALTSSLPLCGNTIEKVYCDNGSVVRLSCVDTSRERMYAIFVTLLIPCVPLLLVLLSYQKILGACLKASSESRVKALNTCIPHIVTFLNYTGNILFEVSSNRLENTNVPFHARSFMSLQLLITPPLLNPIIYGIKLQEIRKAIVQIIHKSKVRFTFQ